A region of Stigmatopora nigra isolate UIUO_SnigA chromosome 6, RoL_Snig_1.1, whole genome shotgun sequence DNA encodes the following proteins:
- the lonrf1 gene encoding LON peptidase N-terminal domain and RING finger protein 1 — MSLQKTAEETMEERSAFFIGAEEDTIPEQEEDHHQLILQKANALASEDSLKEAIYWFSVSLRYGPVRPEQLSTFVDCIVRNLKKKAACGSDSPSNRDPEDHKTQWDKAFDCPNCDSFFGEPVTLICGHSFCKRCVQRGLLSRCKICHEVVRPDGKPNVILCGLMEKWFPDDVQRSKKLSEVDELCRCKRYDDAVKQASDIIQEDPKTTEEARLSRAEAYTSLNQFDLALEDIEFCLASKCSAEAFFRKAMVLHEMGEVDESLQAFLNCLALDEDFPCAKRQVEKIMCDLLSSANDNVEIGLRETAQTTSPHLRSKTLVTGAQIRSHSLVQRQSHHHHQVRALSAHKRAEKREKRWESLERPGIGRAHSLRYHDAGFGEQGLKRVCSAPQLGDEEKSSLLKRKLSVSDIESCIVASGSNKLKKQGVTNNKKNTAKAKTCRPELAELIDANDFECSLCMRLFYEPVTTPCGHTFCKICLERCLDHTPHCPLCKQSLKEYLACRKYTVTSTLDALIKQYLGQEYKERSVTHLEETRELSDLTKNVPIFVCTMAYPTVPCPLHVFEPRYRLMIRRCMDTGTRQFGMCINDSQKGFADYGCMLIIRSVHFLPDGRSVVDTIGGKRFRVLSRGMKDGYSIADIELLEDARVADREELDSLQELHDAVYNQACEWFQNLKLRFHNQILQHFGPMPDREGDIQATPNGPACCWWLLAVLPIDPRYQLSVLSMTSLKERLVKIQHILTYLQSDPNN, encoded by the exons atgTCGCTTCAAAAGACAGCCGAGGAAACGATGGAGGAGAGAAGCGCTTTCTTTATAGGTGCCGAAGAGGACACAATCCCCGAGCAGGAGGAGGACCACCATCAGCTCATTCTGCAAAAAGCCAACGCTTTGGCTTCAGAAGACTCCCTTAAAGAGGCCATTTACTGGTTCTCTGTGTCCTTGCGTTACGGACCCGTGAGACCCGAACAACTAAGCACTTTTGTGGACTGTATTGTGCGGAACCTAAAGAAAAAGGCAGCCTGCGGCTCGGACTCGCCATCGAACCGGGATCCCGAAGATCACAAGACCCAGTGGGACAAAGCATTCGATTGCCCGAACTGTGATAGCTTTTTTGGGGAACCAGTGACGCTCATTTGTGGACACTCGTTTTGCAAGAGATGTGTTCAACGAGGGCTGCTATCCCGGTGCAAGATATGCCACGAAGTGGTAAGACCCGATGGAAAGCCCAATGTGATTCTGTGCGGACTTATGGAGAAATGGTTCCCCGACGATGTGCAACGGTCCAAAAAACTAAGCGAAGTGGACGAACTCTGTCGGTGCAAGCGCTATGACGATGCGGTGAAACAAGCGAGCGATATAATCCAAGAAG ACCCTAAAACAACAGAGGAGGCACGACTTTCACGGGCAGAAGCTTATACATCTCTCAACCAGTTTGATCTAGCTTTGGAGGACATCGAGTTTTGTCTCGCATCAAAATGTTCTGCTGAG GCTTTTTTTAGGAAAGCTATGGTTTTGCACGAGATGGGCGAAGTGGATGAGTCTCTACAAGCCTTTCTCAACTGCCTTGCGTTGGATGAAGACTTTCCCTGTGCAAAAAGACAAGTGGAAAAG ATCATGTGTGACCTCCTATCTTCAGCCAACGACAACGTTGAAATCGGCCTTAGGGAAACGGCGCAAACCACGTCGCCCCACTTGCGCAGCAAAACCCTGGTGACTGGTGCCCAAATCAGATCACATAGTCTAGTCCAGAGACAAagccaccatcaccaccaagTCCGTGCGTTATCGGCACACAAGCGAGCGGAAAAGCGCGAG AAACGTTGGGAGAGTCTTGAACGTCCCGGCATAGGTCGCGCTCATTCCCTGCGATATCACGACGCCGGTTTTGGCGAGCAGGGTTTGAAGAGGGTCTGCTCCGCCCCTCAGCTTGGGGATGAGGAGAAATCCAGCCTTCTGAAGAGGAAATTGTCTGTTTCTGATATTGAGTCTTGCATTGTGGCCAGTGGAAGTAACAAGCTTAAAAAGCAAG GTGtgactaataacaaaaaaaacacagccaaAGCGAAAACTTGCAGACCTGAACTTGCTGAGCTTATTGACGCCAATGATTTTGAGTGCTCTCTTTGTATGAG GTTATTTTACGAGCCTGTGACGACGCCATGTGGCCAcacgttttgtaaaatctgtcTTGAGCGTTGCTTGGACCACACGCCACATTGTCCTCTATGCAAACAGAGCCTAAAAGAG TATCTAGCATGTCGGAAGTACACTGTGACAAGCACGCTGGATGCCCTAATCAAACAGTATTTGGGTCAAGAGTATAAGGAACGGTCTGTAACACATTTGGAGGAGACCAGAGAGCTTTCTGA CTTGACAAAGAACGTGCCTATCTTTGTGTGTACCATGGCCTACCCCACCGTGCCTTGCCCACTGCATGTATTCGAACCACGTTACCGCCTCATGATCCGCCGCTGCATGGACACAGGCACGCGGCAATTTGGGATGTGTATCAATGATTCTCAGAAAGG GTTTGCAGACTATGGATGTATGCTCATCATCCGCAGTGTCCATTTCCTGCCTGATGGTAGATCAGTGGTGGACACCATCGGGGGAAAGCGTTTTCGAGTCCTGTCACGAGGAATGAAGGACGGTTACAGTATTGCTGATATTGAGCTTTTGGAAGACGCTCGG GTGGCGGACAGGGAAGAGCTTGATAGTTTGCAAGAACTTCATGATGCTGTATACAATCAGGCCTGTGAGTGGTTTCAGAACCTCAAACTACGCTTCCACAACCAGATCCTGCAGCATTTTGGACCAATGCCTGACCGGGAAGGTGATATCCAG GCGACTCCTAATGGTCCTGCATGCTGCTGGTGGCTCCTGGCTGTGCTTCCCATCGACCCACGCTACCAACTTTCAGTCCTCTCCATGACCAGCCTCAAAGAACGCCTGGTAAAAATCCAGCACATTCTCACCTACTTGCAGAGCGATCCCAATAACTAA
- the cabp4 gene encoding calcium-binding protein 4, whose product MSLKSLKGGADSRPSSSASMSPRGGRGPAASRSPTTGRFKNKALQLSLSKKFCSKSPATPKKGSEEESRRRGKRSLSNSSAVAAAYIAYLNKLFGQERELMPLELDELREAFKEFDYDADGFIHYKDIADCMRTMGYMPTEMELIEIIQQIKMRWGGHVDFDDFCTLMGPRMLAETAHMVGLKELRCAFKQFDCNGDGKITFEELKDGMKTLLGEKLKKGELEEILGDIDLNKDGNIDFDEFMMMLSAR is encoded by the exons ATGTCTCTGAAAAGTTTAAAGGGAGGAGCTGACAGTCGACCATCTTCTTCGGCCAG CATGTCTCCTCGAGGAGGGAGGGGTCCAGCAGCCAGCAGATCTCCAACTACGGGCAGATTTAAAAACAAGGCTCTTCAGCTCAGCCTCTCTAAGAAATTCTG TTCAAAGTCTCCAGCCACTCCGAAAAAGGGCAGTGAGGAGGAATCTCGTCGACGTGGTAAACGGAGCCTCAGCAACAGCTCAGCAGTGGCTGCTGCCTACATCGCCTACCTTAATAAACTCTTTGGACAG GAACGAGAGTTGATGCCGCTGGAGTTGGACG AATTACGGGAGGCCTTCAAGGAGTTCGACTACGACGCGGATGGCTTCATACATTACAAAGACATTGCCGACTGCATGAGAACGATGGGCTACATGCCTACAGAGATGGAACTGATTGAAATCATCCAACAGATCAAAATGagat GGGGCGGCCACGTAGATTTTGACGATTTCTGCACCTTGATGGGCCCGAGGATGCTGGCTGAGACTGCTCACATGGTTGGCCTCAAGGAGCTTCGTTGTGCCTTTAAGCAG TTTGACTGCAATGGGGATGgcaaaattacatttgaagaGTTGAAGGACGGTATGAAGACCCTCCTTGGTGAAAAACTGAAGAAGGGTGAACTGGAGGAAATACTGGGTGACATTGACCTGAACAAAGATGGCAACATTGATTTTGATG AGTTCATGATGATGCTTTCTGCCCGGTAA